TGAGGCTTGGGGCGTGCATTAACGCGTTCATCGGTGCCGCCCCTTCCTACTGCGATTTTCCCCATCATTCGAAATTCCTTTTTCAACCCTCGATCCTCACCTGTCTATGCCCGGCAATTCCTTCGGACAGTTCTTCCGCATCACCACAGCTGGCGAAAGTCATGGGCCGGGGAATGTCGTCATCATAGATGGAGTGCCGCCGGGGATTCCTGTTTCGGTCGACGACCTGATGGTCGACATAAATCGTCGCCGGCCGGGGCAAAGTAAGCTGACAACGCAGCGTAAGGAAGCCGACGCCCCGGAATTTCTCGCAGGGATCTTCGAAGGTCGTACGACAGGCACCAGCGTCGCCATTCTGATCAGAAACACGGATCAGCGCAGCAAAGACTATTCGGACATCAAGGACAAATATCGCCCGGGCCACGCCGACTACACATATGACGCCCGCTACGGATTCCGCGATTATCGAGGCGGCGGGCGCAGCAGCGCTCGCGAAACGACGGCTCGAGTTGCAGCGGGAGTGCTCGCGAAGAAGCTGATCGAACGTGACTTTGGTGGTCGCGTAACGGGTTATGTCTGTCAGGTTGGTTCGGTAAAGGCCAATATTCCTTCGCCGCAGGACGTGTCGCTGCAGCAGGTCGAACAACTTCCCGATGGTTCGCCGAATATCGTGCGGTGTCCTGACTACGATGCGGCGGCGAAGATGATCGACGTGATCGACACCGTCCGGATGGACACGGATTCGATCGGTGGCGTGTCTGAGATTGTAGCCACCGGCGTGCCAGCCGGTTTGGGCGAACCTGTCTTTGATAAGCTGAAGGCCGATCTGGCGAAGGCGTTGTTTAGTTTGCCGGCTGTGCTGGGTGTCGAATATGGCATCGGCTTCGGTTGCGCCGAATTGCGGGGCAGTGAGAACAACGACATATTCGAATCTCGTGACGGAACCATCACCACAGCGACCAATCGACATGGCGGCATGCTGGGCGGAATCAGTTCCGGGCTGCCTATTGTGCTGCGAGCTGCCATCAAGCCGACCAGCAGTCTGGCCAAAGAACAACCCACGGTCACTCGCGACGGCACGCCCACGGCAATCAGTACCAAAGGTCGCCACGATCCCTGTCTTCTGCCTCGTTTTGTTCCGATGGGCGAAGCCATGGTGGCGATCGTGTTGGCCGATCATTGGTTGAGATGGAAAGCGATTGATCGGTGAAACTGGACTCTGAAATTTCAGAGTCCAGCACCTGCTTACGAAATACCTGTCGCTGCCCGCCTGCGGAGAATTCAACTCGTGCCTGATCATATAGACGAATTCGAATCCATTTTTCGCCGGTCCGAACGCGAACTGTTTCAGTACGTTGAGATCCCGATTAGGTCCGTGACCATCGTGACGGACGATGATGCTGACAAAGCCAGTCAGACGGAAGCGATGGTCAAAGCCTTCCTGCCGCGACTGGCCGAAGCTGGCGAATGGCGAACAATTACCGGCAGCGAATATCACACCGTCGCGCAGCTGCTGGAAATACTCGATCAAAAACAGACCGACCTGATCATCACGTACCGTCACCTGCAGGAAGAATCACTGGTTCCTCAGCACAGCCTCGGTGTGTACCTCGACGTGCTGACGCAGACGACTTCCATACCGGTGCTTGTGCTGCCCGGAACGGCCGCTCAGCCGGTCAGCGTCCACGACCGCGTTTGTGACCGTGTGATGGTGGTGGCAGACCACATCAGCGGTGACAACCGGCTGATTAACTATGGCGTGCGAATGTGTCGCAGTGGCGGCTCAATCTGGTTGTGCCACGTCGAAGACGACGTCGCCTTTGAACGCTACATGGCGGTCATTGCCCGCATACCGGAAATTGATTCGGACGACGCTCGAGTGCTGATCGAAAACCAGCTTCTGGCGGACGCTCAGGAATTTATCGACAACTGTTCCAAAGTGATTGACGGCGAAGGTCCAAACATTACCGTCAACAGTTTTGTGGGCCGCGGCCACCACCTGCGTGACTATCAGGCGCTGATTCAGGAACACGACGTCGACTTACTGGTGCTGAATACCAAAGCGGACGACCAGTTGGCGATGCATGGTCGAGCGTATTCGTTAAGCGTTGAACTCACCGACGTTTCGATGCTGTTGCTGTGAGGAAACGGAATTCGAAATGATGAATGAGTTCACTCGCTTTTGCTTCGACGGATCGTCGCTTTTGTTGGCAGCCGAGACTGCTGCTCACAACGTGCCTGCATGGGAAACCGTATTATTCGGCCTGATCCTGGTCGCCATGATTGCGGCCTTGGCGCTGGAAGAAAAAATTCACGCCAAGAAATCGATCATCGTCGGCAGCTTCGCCGGGCTGTGCTTGATTCTGGCCACACTGATGAAGCTGCTTAAGTTCGGCCCCGTCGAACTTCCTAACGGCCATGAAATCGATCTGCCGGTCTACATTCCTTCGATCGACTGGGGCGTCATCACGATCATCCTGGGCGCCAGTCTGTTTGTCGAAGTCACTAGTCGGTCT
This DNA window, taken from Fuerstiella marisgermanici, encodes the following:
- the aroC gene encoding chorismate synthase, with amino-acid sequence MPGNSFGQFFRITTAGESHGPGNVVIIDGVPPGIPVSVDDLMVDINRRRPGQSKLTTQRKEADAPEFLAGIFEGRTTGTSVAILIRNTDQRSKDYSDIKDKYRPGHADYTYDARYGFRDYRGGGRSSARETTARVAAGVLAKKLIERDFGGRVTGYVCQVGSVKANIPSPQDVSLQQVEQLPDGSPNIVRCPDYDAAAKMIDVIDTVRMDTDSIGGVSEIVATGVPAGLGEPVFDKLKADLAKALFSLPAVLGVEYGIGFGCAELRGSENNDIFESRDGTITTATNRHGGMLGGISSGLPIVLRAAIKPTSSLAKEQPTVTRDGTPTAISTKGRHDPCLLPRFVPMGEAMVAIVLADHWLRWKAIDR